A single genomic interval of Helianthus annuus cultivar XRQ/B chromosome 13, HanXRQr2.0-SUNRISE, whole genome shotgun sequence harbors:
- the LOC110903060 gene encoding uncharacterized protein LOC110903060 isoform X1: MKTYTCYYLDSIRNGTINPMLRQIIDAAMALHAIQNVNWVKAKCPYQTGGTECGYYVLKFMKEVVEEGIEILANDNVGEGKEVYTDEDIDGIREGCSSYGATFVFK, encoded by the exons ATGAAAACATATACTTGCTATTATCTGGATTCTATAAGGAATGGCACAATCAATCCGATGTTGAGGCAAATTATTGATGC GGCAATGGCCTTGCATGCTATACAAAATGTCAACTGGGTTAAGGCTAAA TGTCCATATCAGACGGGAGGTACTGAATGTGGCTATTATGTGTTGAAGTTCATGAAAGAGGTGGTTGAAGAAGGAATTGAAATACTAGCCAATGACAAC GTTGGGGAAGGAAAAGAGGTATACACGGATGAGGATATTGATGGAATACGTGAAGGGTGTTCGAGTTATGGGGCAACGTTTGTTTTCAAGTGA
- the LOC110903060 gene encoding uncharacterized protein LOC110903060 isoform X2, protein MKTYTCYYLDSIRNGTINPMLRQIIDAAMALHAIQNVNWVKAKCPYQTGGTECGYYVLKFMKEVVEEGIEILANDNVL, encoded by the exons ATGAAAACATATACTTGCTATTATCTGGATTCTATAAGGAATGGCACAATCAATCCGATGTTGAGGCAAATTATTGATGC GGCAATGGCCTTGCATGCTATACAAAATGTCAACTGGGTTAAGGCTAAA TGTCCATATCAGACGGGAGGTACTGAATGTGGCTATTATGTGTTGAAGTTCATGAAAGAGGTGGTTGAAGAAGGAATTGAAATACTAGCCAATGACAAC GTTCTTTAA
- the LOC110898838 gene encoding em-like protein GEA1 has protein sequence MAQAQQKRSELDAKAKHGETVVPGGTGGKSLEAQQHLAEGRSKGGQTRKDQLGTEGYQELGSKGGQTRKEQLGTEGYQELGSKGGQARKEQLGTEGYKEMGSKGGEARKEEMGSEGYKEMGRKGGLSTTEKSGQERVEEEGIEIDESKYRTKT, from the exons ATGGCACAAGCTCAACAGAAGAGGTCAGAACTGGACGCCAAGGCCAAGCATGGCGAAACCGTCGTCCCCGGTGGCACAGGAGGCAAAAGCCTTGAAGCTCAACAACACCTTGCTGAAG GAAGGAGCAAGGGTGGTCAGACTCGAAAAGATCAGCTGGGGACCGAGGGGTACCAGGAGCTGGGCAGCAAGGGTGGTCAGACTCGAAAAGAGCAGCTGGGAACCGAGGGGTACCAGGAGCTTGGCAGCAAGGGTGGGCAGGCTCGAAAGGAGCAACTGGGAACAGAGGGTTACAAGGAGATGGGCAGCAAAGGCGGGGAGGCGCGTAAGGAAGAGATGGGAAGTGAAGGGTATAAGGAGATGGGGCGTAAAGGTGGTCTGAGCACCACTGAGAAGTCGGGTCAAGAGCGTGTTGAGGAAGAAGGTATCGAGATCGACGAGTCCAAGTATCGAACCAAGACCTGA